Proteins encoded in a region of the Armatimonadota bacterium genome:
- a CDS encoding histidine--tRNA ligase family protein gives MLTNYPGTQDRFTDDILLRQWILARFQAVYRQLGFNLSETPGLEPVDVLAKQGGVGDQPTFRFTDKHGDDVCLKPDQTVSLRRVVEQHRLRLPFPRHQVGYAYRQDKPERGRWREFLQCDADFVGAPLGTADAETVYWLLKGFESVGLPETVVYVNTRGVLKGVYALLADAYFDELTFVRTIDKMPSSQDPTPVKAYLEGLVKEREGGDKVDPSGAGAKASDKILSLLSDLTPYRQKDAFEALEAFAKAFPTVEADCAALRSVLECAVEAGAPLDRVRFDPCLARGMDYYTGPVFEAHCPLWTYGSLAGGGRYDNMVFIEGEAQPCVGASFGLDRIEQALKDLGRVPAECSERIADALVITKPDWLPGAMRVARQLREAGFRTLVYPDPAETLKLQTRFAARNAIPVAVFFGPDEQEQGNVTLRSVTPETDVADPEAARQSKNTTVPLSDLVETVRSLS, from the coding sequence TTGCTGACGAACTATCCCGGAACCCAAGACAGGTTCACCGACGACATCCTTCTTCGACAGTGGATCCTCGCACGGTTCCAAGCCGTCTACCGCCAACTCGGCTTCAACCTGTCCGAGACCCCCGGCCTTGAGCCGGTCGACGTCCTCGCCAAACAGGGAGGAGTCGGCGACCAGCCGACCTTCCGCTTCACGGACAAGCACGGCGACGACGTCTGCCTCAAACCTGACCAGACGGTCTCTCTGAGACGCGTCGTCGAGCAGCACAGGCTCCGTCTCCCGTTCCCGCGGCACCAGGTCGGCTACGCTTACCGTCAGGACAAGCCCGAGCGCGGCCGTTGGAGGGAGTTCCTCCAGTGCGACGCTGACTTTGTCGGGGCGCCTCTCGGCACCGCCGACGCCGAGACCGTGTACTGGTTGCTGAAGGGCTTCGAGTCGGTCGGGTTGCCCGAAACCGTGGTCTACGTGAACACACGGGGTGTCCTGAAGGGCGTCTACGCGCTCTTGGCGGACGCCTATTTCGACGAACTCACGTTCGTGCGGACGATCGACAAGATGCCGTCCAGCCAGGATCCGACGCCGGTCAAGGCCTACCTGGAGGGGCTCGTGAAAGAGCGGGAGGGCGGGGACAAAGTCGATCCTTCAGGTGCGGGCGCCAAAGCTTCGGACAAGATCTTGTCCCTCCTGTCCGATCTGACGCCGTACCGTCAGAAGGACGCTTTCGAGGCCCTGGAGGCGTTCGCCAAAGCGTTTCCGACCGTCGAAGCCGACTGCGCCGCGCTGCGGTCGGTCTTGGAATGCGCCGTCGAGGCCGGTGCGCCCCTCGACCGCGTCCGGTTCGACCCTTGCCTCGCCCGTGGGATGGACTACTACACTGGGCCTGTGTTCGAAGCGCACTGTCCTTTGTGGACGTACGGGAGCCTTGCGGGTGGCGGTCGGTACGACAACATGGTGTTCATCGAAGGGGAAGCTCAGCCTTGTGTCGGAGCGTCGTTCGGACTCGACCGGATCGAGCAGGCCCTGAAGGATCTCGGACGGGTCCCCGCCGAGTGCTCGGAGCGGATCGCCGACGCCTTGGTCATCACGAAACCGGACTGGCTTCCGGGTGCGATGAGGGTCGCGCGCCAACTCCGCGAGGCTGGGTTCCGGACGCTGGTCTATCCCGATCCCGCGGAGACTTTGAAGCTCCAGACCCGGTTCGCAGCCCGGAACGCGATTCCGGTCGCGGTCTTCTTCGGTCCGGACGAGCAAGAACAAGGCAACGTCACCTTGCGGTCCGTGACGCCGGAGACCGATGTCGCCGACCCCGAAGCCGCCCGGCAGTCGAAGAACACGACCGTGCCTCTTTCCGACCTCGTCGAGACCGTCCGATCGTTGAGTTGA
- the tadA gene encoding Flp pilus assembly complex ATPase component TadA, whose translation MRKQLGEILVSRKVVTQVQLDEALEDQRRAPRPLGRILVQMGFVSEKLLLQALSAQKGVSCWHLDQDPPHPEAMARLSQDVCRDNAVIPVRITGDLLLLAMRNPDDIETIDLVRNVTGMRIEPFLADETKLKRCIEDMGLNTKEQAVGSVAVDNIVRQAMLNVREVEDVSRAEKAVLGEEDTRPVVSLVNQLITDAINRRASDIHIEPQDERIEIRLRIDGQLIQLREIPSKLGPMLTTRIKILAGLDIVESRVPQDGRITAELGNRVVDLRVSVLPGYFGSRIVLRILDKAVGLKRLDELGFDHVNFVNFKQLIERPYGLFLVTGPTGSGKTTTLYAALNEIKTGRNNVMTCEDPIEYLIDGVSQSQVNDKVGLTFASQLRAILRQDPDIVLVGEIRDQETAETAVRASITGHMVLSTLHTNDAPSAIPRLIDMGVDPLLLGSSLVGIMSQRLLRVLCNHCKEESLPTLEEANILDSFGAGDASTPVWRSIGCDQCAGSGFRGRMAVHELMPVTGEVAKMISDHRPIESIREVAPQYGYSAMQSSAVKLIVQGETSFAEARRLLSFDTIVRRDEAERLLRAAA comes from the coding sequence ATGCGCAAGCAACTGGGTGAGATTCTCGTTTCGCGGAAAGTCGTGACGCAGGTCCAACTGGACGAAGCGTTGGAAGATCAACGCCGCGCTCCGCGTCCGCTGGGACGGATCCTCGTCCAAATGGGCTTCGTCTCGGAAAAACTGCTCTTGCAGGCGCTTTCGGCCCAGAAAGGGGTGTCGTGCTGGCACCTGGACCAAGACCCGCCGCATCCCGAAGCGATGGCGCGCCTCAGCCAAGACGTCTGCCGGGACAACGCCGTCATTCCGGTCCGGATCACAGGCGACTTGTTGCTCCTTGCGATGAGGAACCCCGACGACATCGAGACGATCGACCTCGTCCGGAACGTCACGGGCATGCGGATCGAACCGTTCTTGGCCGACGAGACCAAGCTGAAGCGCTGCATCGAGGACATGGGCCTCAACACGAAGGAGCAAGCGGTCGGCTCCGTGGCCGTCGACAACATCGTTCGACAGGCGATGCTCAACGTGCGGGAGGTCGAAGACGTCAGCCGGGCCGAAAAGGCCGTCCTCGGGGAAGAGGACACCCGGCCCGTCGTCAGCCTCGTGAACCAGTTGATCACCGATGCGATCAACCGGCGGGCCAGCGACATCCACATCGAGCCGCAAGACGAGCGCATCGAGATACGCTTGAGGATCGACGGACAACTCATCCAGCTCCGTGAAATCCCTTCCAAGCTCGGGCCGATGCTGACGACCCGTATCAAGATCCTGGCGGGCCTCGATATCGTCGAAAGCCGCGTCCCGCAGGACGGCCGCATCACGGCCGAACTCGGCAACAGGGTCGTCGATCTTCGCGTTTCCGTCCTTCCGGGATACTTCGGTTCGCGCATCGTCCTCAGGATCTTGGACAAAGCCGTGGGCCTGAAGCGATTGGACGAACTCGGGTTCGACCACGTCAACTTCGTCAATTTCAAGCAACTGATCGAACGGCCTTACGGCCTCTTCCTGGTCACAGGCCCGACGGGCAGCGGTAAGACCACGACGCTGTACGCGGCCCTGAACGAGATCAAGACGGGCCGGAACAACGTCATGACCTGCGAAGACCCGATCGAGTACCTGATCGACGGCGTCAGCCAGTCGCAGGTCAACGACAAGGTGGGGCTCACGTTCGCTTCGCAGCTCAGGGCGATCCTCAGACAGGATCCGGACATCGTGCTGGTCGGCGAGATCCGGGACCAAGAGACGGCGGAAACGGCGGTCCGGGCCTCGATCACGGGCCATATGGTGCTCAGCACGTTGCACACGAACGACGCACCATCGGCGATCCCGAGGCTCATCGACATGGGAGTCGACCCGCTGTTGTTGGGCTCGTCGCTCGTCGGGATCATGTCGCAGCGGTTGCTGCGCGTCCTCTGCAACCATTGCAAGGAGGAGTCCCTGCCGACCTTGGAGGAGGCGAACATTCTGGACTCGTTCGGCGCCGGGGACGCCTCGACCCCGGTGTGGCGTTCCATCGGTTGCGACCAATGCGCGGGATCTGGGTTCCGCGGTCGGATGGCCGTCCACGAACTCATGCCCGTCACGGGCGAAGTCGCCAAAATGATCTCGGACCACCGGCCGATCGAGTCGATCCGGGAAGTGGCGCCCCAGTACGGCTATTCTGCGATGCAATCGTCCGCGGTCAAGCTCATCGTCCAGGGCGAAACGAGTTTCGCAGAGGCGCGACGGCTCCTGTCGTTCGACACGATCGTGCGGCGGGACGAGGCCGAGAGGTTGCTCAGGGCTGCGGCTTAG
- a CDS encoding tetratricopeptide repeat protein, with translation MAFVGKWFGFGRNESFDAALRSYEAGEYAVAVDGLRQVASVEPDLTLRQRAKSYLAGALGRLGKAAIADGDYTSAIDLLGEAVVLRPRYADLHMSLALAHEALGEFSKRNEEVEAALRINPNYGMAVLFQASMMIMSGDHTNGLARAVQGVSLDRRLETPVFKCAIELADSGRWEEAAKKLREVRPTGQDDPDFLSIRGDRMMGQHRYEDAAECFRNALELSPGYADLHVRYGQALFETDQIQRAMEEFREATSLNPSYAEAFALLGVCYRRLGQEEAALEAFRKALELDPNQMIASTELFHRRPH, from the coding sequence ATGGCGTTTGTTGGCAAGTGGTTCGGTTTTGGACGCAACGAGTCGTTCGATGCGGCGCTCCGGTCGTACGAAGCGGGCGAGTACGCCGTCGCTGTCGACGGGCTCCGACAGGTGGCTTCGGTCGAACCCGACTTGACCTTGCGCCAGCGGGCGAAGTCGTACCTTGCGGGGGCGCTCGGACGTCTCGGAAAGGCGGCGATCGCCGACGGCGACTATACGTCTGCGATCGACCTCTTGGGCGAAGCGGTCGTCCTTAGGCCGCGCTATGCCGACCTTCACATGTCCTTGGCCCTCGCCCACGAGGCGCTCGGGGAGTTCTCCAAACGGAACGAAGAGGTCGAGGCCGCCCTCCGGATCAATCCGAACTACGGTATGGCCGTCCTCTTTCAGGCTTCGATGATGATCATGAGCGGGGACCACACGAACGGTCTGGCCCGCGCCGTCCAAGGCGTGTCATTGGACCGCCGACTGGAGACGCCCGTCTTCAAGTGTGCGATCGAACTGGCAGACTCGGGCCGCTGGGAAGAAGCCGCGAAAAAGCTGAGGGAGGTCCGCCCGACCGGCCAGGACGACCCTGACTTCCTTTCGATCCGGGGCGACCGGATGATGGGGCAGCACCGTTACGAAGACGCGGCCGAGTGCTTCAGGAACGCTCTTGAACTAAGTCCTGGCTACGCTGACCTCCATGTCCGGTACGGACAGGCCCTGTTCGAGACGGACCAGATCCAACGAGCCATGGAGGAGTTCCGCGAGGCGACTTCTTTGAACCCGTCGTACGCGGAGGCCTTTGCGCTCCTCGGCGTCTGTTACCGCAGGCTGGGACAAGAAGAGGCGGCCTTGGAGGCGTTCCGCAAGGCCCTCGAACTCGACCCGAACCAGATGATCGCTTCGACCGAGTTGTTCCACCGCAGGCCGCACTGA
- a CDS encoding tRNA methyltransferase, with protein MEPVRTKGKTLKGKTEVRRLHRSFRQDRPPKVEIAFFLQDWDDAYNVGGLYRVADAVGAKLVVTSGHTPVPPDPMIGVTSLGHHRRIATRSYRGHEEAVLSLIAEGWTPVAVEIADGAQCYTDFEYPDRVCFVLGNEVNGVYGSVLRHCAGAVYVPMLGKGRSLNVHVAAAIVAYRAAY; from the coding sequence GTGGAGCCCGTTCGAACGAAAGGCAAGACCCTCAAGGGCAAGACCGAAGTCCGGCGCCTTCACCGATCGTTCCGACAGGATCGGCCGCCCAAGGTCGAGATCGCCTTTTTTCTACAGGACTGGGACGACGCGTACAACGTCGGGGGCCTCTACCGCGTCGCGGACGCCGTCGGAGCGAAACTGGTCGTGACGTCGGGTCATACCCCCGTCCCTCCGGACCCGATGATCGGCGTCACGAGCCTCGGTCATCATCGTCGGATCGCAACCCGCTCCTACCGAGGTCACGAAGAGGCGGTTTTGTCTTTGATCGCAGAAGGATGGACGCCGGTGGCCGTCGAAATCGCAGATGGTGCGCAGTGCTATACGGACTTCGAGTATCCGGACCGGGTGTGCTTCGTCTTGGGAAACGAGGTCAACGGGGTTTACGGAAGCGTCCTTCGGCACTGCGCAGGAGCGGTCTATGTCCCGATGTTAGGAAAGGGCCGTTCCCTCAACGTCCATGTCGCGGCAGCGATCGTGGCGTATCGGGCCGCTTACTGA